The genomic DNA ttggttgcttaagagacctggctggagtcactcagcatgccctggattcgaactcgcgactccaagggtgatagtcagcgtcaatactcgctgagatacccaggtccCCAATGAATGTTGGCTTTTAAGAAACTAactaaaatctatttttttttcctaGACAAATATATGTAtgacaaataataacaatttaaattgcaaatactGCAGCAATAGTAAACATGTGGGGGGGAAAAATAAACTTGCCTTTGCTTTCTCTTTTGTTAACCTAGGCCACGATTTCCCTGATTCTGCTTTTCGTAAACAGCACAAGACCGACCGGTCTGTGCGCCTGTGTTTGGATCCCTGAGAACAGAATTAAAGGTAAAACAAAACATGCCCTTCCTGATAAGAGCATTCCACTAGGGGGCAATTGAAACGTGAAATTTGAAACTGTGTACTAAACTCACATCTTGATCGATGGCATCAAAAAGATCGATTTCATTTGAGTGCTTAATATTATCCATCACACTGAGACAGCTGAAAGAGAGCAGGACAGAAAACAACCTTAGCTCAaccaaacattaaaaacaaaagtcTAGTATCAAAGAATATATATAGATGTTCAAATTACAACAACATACCTGAAACCAAATTTTGACTTGTCAAAATTTATTTTCACATCCTTGCTGTCCTCCACCAAGAACTCAATGAAGACAAAGTCTCGTCTGTCGTACCATTTAGCAGTTGCCGGCTGCCTGATAAGGaaatatacaatttattttaaaatatttttaagaatttAATCACAAAAACAAGAAGTAGGTGTGGCAAGGGAAAACCAATTTTCTCAACACCAAGATAACAaatagatctaaaaaaaaaaaagcaggtggCATAGACACCTGTGACACCACTTCAACTGACCATCCTTTTCTaaaacatattgtataaaattccCAGTGTACTACAActttgccaaaatcaaacaacCTGTTTGGTTGCATTCTGAGGATGAAACAAGTAAGCCCTGGAatttcaattaataattttacatgCTTAAACATTGTATTCAATTCTCATAAATGTATCCAAAATGCCCATATGATCACATAAATGAGACAGTGACTATGTGATATACCATCTGGGCTCAAGCTGTTTTAATCAGGATAATAATACGATCACATGatgttttaatcaaaataataacaatGTCATTATCAATGTGTGGAAATGCTGTGCCCATTGAAATTAAATCAAGTCGTTGTAGTACAAACGTAGAGGAGAAAACATATGTCAGAAAGAcagattatagtaaaaaaatgccCCCTCTCCTTGTAGTGGAATCATAAGGTGAGTGTTTTTGTAACTCGTTCATTGCAGTTTCTATGGCCCTGCTGCACACGTGCAGGCGGCGCGCTCATGCTCGCGACTCATTAAACCCGATAAAACAGCCTTTAAACTTCCTTATAGGAAGGGTGGTCGTATTCAGCGAGTTTATCCTTACCAAAACACACATTTGTCGAGACTGGTTGTGTTTATTAACGGAATTTGAGCGCCAAACGTGCGTAACATGATAATACCGGTGAGCTGATACATGCTAACTGAAACGAGCCACTTTAGAGTTAATTAATACACATTTCAACAGATATTAGACATGTCCAAACTCAACGCCTTTAAAACTAAATGTGTAAAAACCTGGAGGGGATTCAAATGAGTTACTGGATAGTTTAACCACAGCGAGAGGAGGAAAATAGCTAATGTTGGCCAGCGATCAAGCTTGCCAGTAAATTCACCCACTGTTTATGAGTGGATATTGAGGTTAATTTCACATAAATCAAAAGATATATTTTCATCAGAAAGCGCACACTTACATGACTTTGGTGGATGTATTTGATGGTCTGGACTCCTGAGGGTGGTTTCTGGTATGTTCTCCCGGGGTTCTGTTCTGGTGTCACCTGACTGCAGGTGGGCGGAGACTCAGGCCACGCCCCCCGACGAGCGCGCGGGACTTTTCTAGAGCTTCCGTTTGTCTCAACGTTCAGCAAAGAACACAAAATTAACCTTCTTGACTACCGtctttttaacatttataattCAATTATAATATATTCGTAAATCATATCGTATTTTATAATGTACTTGCCAGGATATTTATAAgaattagtaaaaataaaaatgtgttattagtGTTCTAAGACAAATCGTGGATGTTCATATTTAAATGGTTAATTAATGAAAAACCGTAagttaaaaagaaaaagtaaCAAGATAAGTAATCTAAAGTAAAAATCAAGTAAATAGCAATCTAAAAATattcttgaaaaagaaaacacGCCAATGCTATTTGCAAATGCTATTGTATTTGACCATGTACAATTTTGACAGTATGCAAATTAAAttcatatatataataaaatatattaattacattatatataatttagtACAACATACACTGCGCTCATAAGTTTATTTGTAAGAATTTAAAGTCTAAATAAAAGTCTTGTTAACAACATTTTAACAAACATCGTGTAGTTAATTGGTAATATTGGTAATTAAATTGGTTATTAatgaaaaaagtagaaaaataaagtagaaaaacaaaaaagtccaAAGTAAAATTCAACAGTAACGTAAAATACAAACGATACGCGTcaaaaggcttttattttgaaaggtaAATCTAACAGATTGATCAACTGTAACGTTGGTGGCTTCACGGTGTCTGTCGGGCGAATGACGGATGATTATAAGCGGTCTTGTTATTTTTGCTCCTGTGCTTATCGTTGTGACGCATTAATGAATGAATCGTGAGTTTTTTCGCGTCTTGTTGCTCTAATCCTTCTGTTAGGTGTACGTTTTGTCTAATTTAATCACTCAGGAGATTATACGAGCTACATTAGACAGCTGACATTGCCCTCCTTGTTTTATTCTAGCTTGAAGCAAAATATGATTGACCTAATTTTGAATGCATGACCAATATTTGCATCTGAATCGCCATGTAGACCTTTATTAGTGTGTAAACATCATCAGTGTGACAGTCCTCTATGACGCCAGTGAGCTGCCAAACCAGGTAACCTCTGTTGGCTGCAATCCTGGACTCATTTTAATGTTATGTACAGAAATAAGAGGTTAGATTGGTAAAATAAACGGTAGAGCAGTGATCTAGCAGTAATCTGAGATGGATGAGTATCAGGAGAGTTTGTCGGATCTctttccccctccaccacctcatCCAGGCGCCCGGGAGCGAATCAACATCCAGAAGAGCAGTGTCTGCTCCAGGGCTTACTTCATGGTGGTGATGGCCTTCTTCCACATCTACATAATAAATATCATAGCTTTGCTGCTTTATGTGCACTACAACACTGGGTCTGGGGAGGCTTCTGGTGCAGAGCATGATGTCCCACTAGAGAAGAGTACTTCTGCCCCTAGATCCATACCTGATGAACATCAAACCCCAACACCAAACCTGAACCCTGAGCACTCTTTTCATCTGCCACGCCTGGAGGGGATTCGGGTACGCCCACTATTACTATTAAATGTCCTGATATGGTATGGTTATAAGGTTATATAATGCTGATTTTTCTACAAGTATTCGGTTTTCAATTGTTTACTATAGAAAATCAtgacaaacataacaaaatgtaatataaaagtgGGTAAAAAGAGGATATTACATGTCTTTACATGTTGCAGTTTACTTCCTGAAAGAAAGATGATGtcattatgattatattttaatattgcaATAAGGGATGCTAGGACGGTAACCAGGTGGATGCATAACGTTATAGACtaatagactttaaattgtgtccTAAATAGAGtataaagacaaaataataaccTTGATgtccatatatatttattttcaatcaaAATGTGCATATTCACTTATATAGAAAGAAGAATTTGAAAACCCAGTTctagaaacagataaaaaaaataaataaaaaaaaggcactcaaaaaagtatttttcttttattataattttttttttacaaaatattattgTTTCTACCCAATATTAGAGAAATATTGCTGAATTTGTAATAtctatatattaatactgcatatGTATaaagcttattttattttattatttttccaaaaCAGCATTACAGGAAATAGCGCCATTCAGCAACTGGCCAAGCTAAGAACAACAGTGGAAATTAAAACATATACAATagatatatgttatatatatactgatcagccacaacattaaaaccaattgcctaatatcatgtaggtccccctcgtgccaccaaaacagctctgacccattgaggcatggactccacaagacctttgaaggtgtcctgtggtatctggcaccaagacgttagcagcagatcctttaagtcctgtaatttgtgaggtggggcctccatggatcggacttgttggtccagcacatcccatataTGCTCAagattgagatctggagaatttggaatccaagtcaacaccttgaactctttgtcttgTTCCTTAaacaatttttgaaaatgtttgcagtgtggcagggcacattatccagCTGAAAGGggccattgccatcagggaataccattgccatgaaggggtgtccGTGGTGTGCAACATTCTTTAGGTAgctggtacgtgtcaaagtaacatccacatgtatgccaggacccaaggtttcccagcagaacattgcccagagcatcacactgcctccaccggccttctttcttcccatagtgcatcctgctgccatttcttccccaggtaaacgatgcacacgcacccggctgtccacatgatctaaaagaagacgtgatttatcagaccaggccaccttcttccattgctccatggtccagttctgatgctcacgtgccctgTGGTTAcatgttctgacacctttctatcaaatcaaatcaaatcacttttattgtcacacaaccatatacacaagtgcaatagtgtgtgaaattcttgggtgcagttccgagcaacatagcagtcgtgaaagtgatgagacatataccaatttacaataaacataagattaacacaacacaattaaagtctaatatacacataattacacacaacacaatatacaaataataacatacactgtacagtatacaatacacacaatacaataaaaaagtatatatagtatatatagaatgtacagcaggttgtattgtactgtattgacattcaggctgtcggttgatagtaagttgttactATATAAtagtattatataataataataatataatttatgacagtccggtgtgagatataagagtaagagtaataaagtgcagtgctgatgtattttgatcatgggagatcaagagttcaaaagtctgattgcttgggggaagaagctatcatgaagtcggctggtgcgggtcctgatgctgcgataccgcctacctgatggtagcagtgagagcagcccatggctcgggtggctggattctctgatgatcctccgagcttttttcacacaccgcctggtgtatatgtcctggagggagggaagctcacctccgataatgtgtctggcagttcgcaccaccctttgcagtgctttgcggttgtgggtggtgctattgccgtaccaggcggagatgcagccagtcaggatgctctctacagtgcaggtgtagaaccgtgtgaggatgtggcggttcattccaaacttcctcagccatctcaggaagaagaggcgctgatgagccttcttcacaatggctacagtgtggatggaccatgtgagttcctcagtgatgtggacacccaggaacctgaagctgctgactctctccactggtgttccattgatggtgatgggaccgtgttctctatctcttcgcctgaagtccaccacaagctcctttgtcttactgacgttgagggagagtttgtgctcctgacaccagtgtgtcagagtgtgcacctcctctctgtaggctgtttcatcattgtcagtgatcagacctaccaccgtcgtgtcatcagcaaacttaatgatggcattggagctgtgtgttgccacacagtcgtgtgtgtacagagaatacaagggtaggctgagaacacagccctgcaggactccagtgttgagggtcagtgatgaggagatattactgcctattctaaccacctggcgtctgcttgacgggaagtccaggatccagctgcacagcgagctgtttaagcccagagcccagagtttctcatcaagcttggagggcactatggtgttaaatgctgagctgtagtctacaaacagcattctcacataagtgttcttttttccaggtgggagagagcagtgtgtactgTAGAtataatggcatcatcagtggagcggttgttgtggtaagcaaactgcaatgggtcaagtgagagaggcagcacagagcagatgtaatctctgattagtctctcaaagtatttgctgatgatgggggtcagagcaacaggatgccagtcatttaagcaagtaattttgtattgctttggaacaggcacaatggtggatgttttgaagcatgtggggactacagacaaagagagggaaagattgaaaatgtccgtaaaaacaccagccagttggtttgcgcacgctctgttgacgcggcctggaatgccgtctggacccgccgCTTTGCTGATATTCACCCGTcgaaaggatcgggttacatccgctacagagattgagagtgaactaacctctgtagcttcggccacgagagctctctccgcgagggcggtgttatttccctcaaaacaagcataaaaagtatttagctcatctgggagagaggcagcggtgttcatggcggagtttttattccctttaaagtctgtgatgatattaattccctgccacatgcttctagagttggtggtgttaaactgtccttcaatcttgttcctgtactggcgttttgctattctgatagtttttcggagggcataactggcttatttaagctcctctgcgttcccggaattaaaagcggaggtctgcacattaagtgccgcgcgaacatcactattaatccatggcttctggttcggatagatccttattgttttggtcggatcgacatcctctacgcactttctgatgaaacacattacgctatcagcgtaaagctcgatgtcgtcatcagaggcggaccagaacatctcccagtccgtgtgatcaaaacagtcttgtagagtagagtctgattggtccaaccagcactggatcattctgagggtgggtgcttcctgtttcagttctgcctgtaagcgggcagaagcagaatggaagagtggtccgatttgcaaaatggtgggcgggggagggatttgtagccatcccggaagggagagtagcaatggtccaaaacccggtcccctcgtatgttaaaactaatgtgttggtggtattttggtgcgactgattttagactggctttgttaaagtccccggtcacaatgaacatggcctcagggtgcgcggtttcctgtttgcttataatcccgtacagttccttgagtgcccggtctgtgtcggcttgtggcgggatgtactcagcagtgataatgactgctgtgaattccctcggtagccagaatggtcgacacagatgcatgagaaattccagatcaggagagcagaaagacttgatagaatgtacgttcctctgatcacaccaggatttgttgatcataaaacatacatcacctcctctgcttttacctgagaagtctttcgctctgtccgctcggtgcacggagaaccccgtgggttcaatggctgagtctggaatctcagcagacatccaagtttctgtaaggcagataatgcagccaTCCCTcgtctcgttggaaagagatccgcgctttcagctcgcagagcttgttatccagagactgaacatttgccagtagaatactgggtagcgggggtcgatttgcgcagcgtcttactctgacgcctttctatcatggccagcattaagtttttcagcaatttgtgctacagtagctcttctgtgggatcggaccagacaggctagccttcgctccccacacgcatcaatgagccttgggtgcccatgaccctgtcgccggttcactggttgtccttccttggaccacttttggtaggtactactAACCACTgaataccgggaacaccccacaagaacTGCTGTTTCggaaatgctctgacccagtcgtctagccatctggcccttgtcaaagtcgttcAGATCCTTattcttgcccatttttcctgcttccagttcatgaaattcaagaactgactgttcacttgctgcctaatatttcccaccccttgacaggtgccattgtaagaagataataaatgttatttacttTACCTgtgagtggttttaatgttgtagctgatcattgtatatacagttgaagtcagaagtttacatactcttaggttgaagttattaaaactaattttttaatcactccacagatttcatattagcaaactatagttttggcaagtcatttaggacatctactttg from Myxocyprinus asiaticus isolate MX2 ecotype Aquarium Trade chromosome 29, UBuf_Myxa_2, whole genome shotgun sequence includes the following:
- the LOC127420535 gene encoding prostaglandin E synthase 3-like; translated protein: MQPATAKWYDRRDFVFIEFLVEDSKDVKINFDKSKFGFSCLSVMDNIKHSNEIDLFDAIDQDGSKHRRTDRSVLCCLRKAESGKSWPRLTKEKAKLNWLSVDFNNWKDWEDDSDEESSNYDRFSEMMGNMGGEDDLPDLDGADDESVDSDDEKMPDLE